Proteins encoded in a region of the Anguilla anguilla isolate fAngAng1 chromosome 10, fAngAng1.pri, whole genome shotgun sequence genome:
- the LOC118206590 gene encoding trace amine-associated receptor 2-like — protein sequence MLSFNATIPLSVDFDRPEDYFIFLFHIIFATSAVLLAGSVAIAISITKSLRRQNRFIFMLNTSISDTLVGFSAYYLGLFDVQEGFPSRNGTYYILPTLLGVNVFTFLFAQFDRYVAVCYPFFYDRYIVQPVAVGACVYSWVHSYSILLVMNVVPVSIAARISAFSIVALQVVVITKIIMTIKLYVIARYQLARSPPSADKENKKESLRIIVFVVITFLTLWGPSFVNIIVRQQTFRGIIFRNEATNLFAIMARFNALATPAVYVWGSPALREALKNTVWGRVCPKRKRR from the coding sequence ATGCTCTCATTCAACGCCACCATTCCCCTCTCAGTTGACTTTGATCGCCCTGAAGACTACTTCATTTTTCTGTTCCATATCATTTTCGCCACTAGTGCGGTCCTGCTCGCGGGCTCAGTGGCGATTGCAATCTCGATCACGAAGAGTCTTCGACGTcagaacagatttattttcatgctCAATACCAGCATTAGCGACACTCTTGTCGGATTCTCTGCGTATTATCTCGGTCTGTTTGACGTACAGGAAGGATTCCCGTCGAGGAACGGTACATATTACATTCTACCTACACTTCTtggtgtaaatgtttttactttcCTCTTCGCGCAGTTTGACCGCTACGTCGCGGTTTGCTATCCCTTCTTTTACGACCGATACATCGTGCAACCGGTAGCTGTTGGAGCTTGTGTGTACAGCTGGGTTCACTCGTATTCAATATTATTAGTAATGAACGTCGTCCCCGTTTCAATAGCCGCACGAATAAGCGCATTTAGCATTGTAGCCTTACAGGTTGTAGTCATCACTAAAATTATAATGACCATAAAGTTGTATGTAATTGCCAGGTATCAGCTTGCACGAAGCCCGCCGAGCGCTGACAAGGAGAACAAGAAGGAATCGCTGAGGATAATAGTATTTGTAGTCATAACCTTCTTAACGCTGTGGGGTCCCTCGTTCGTCAATATTATTGTAAGGCAGCAAACGTTTCGCGGCATTATATTTAGAAATGAAGCCACGAACCTCTTTGCCATTATGGCGCGATTTAACGCGCTTGCAACGCCCGCTGTGTACGTCTGGGGAAGCCCCGCGCTGCGCGAGGCTTTGAAGAACACCGTCTGGGGGAGAGTGTGTCCAAAGCGGAAAAGAAGGTAG